From Daucus carota subsp. sativus chromosome 6, DH1 v3.0, whole genome shotgun sequence, the proteins below share one genomic window:
- the LOC108208070 gene encoding putative cell wall protein, with protein MAIKATSIVAFLVIVSVLVSIAVGRDIPKDSKDVDKKKPETFTQEGSLPIQGAGRFMVPTKKYSFKGINPFTYNPVTGKNTGNGISIPTLPSTGLPGYFPGADDTFIPNPGFEVPTGFPAPPIRH; from the coding sequence ATGGCTATCAAAGCTACCTCCATCGTCGCTTTTCTTGTCATCGTCAGCGTCCTTGTGTCGATTGCAGTTGGACGTGACATCCCAAAGGACTCAAAAGATGTTGATAAGAAAAAGCCGGAGACCTTTACTCAAGAAGGCAGTCTCCCCATTCAGGGAGCTGGCCGTTTCATGGTCCCTACAAAAAAGTATTCTTTCAAAGGGATTAATCCTTTTACTTACAATCCCGTAACAGGAAAGAATACAGGGAATGGAATCAGTATTCCTACTCTCCCTTCTACTGGTCTACCTGGCTACTTTCCCGGTGCAGACGACACTTTCATCCCCAACCCGGGATTTGAGGTTCCCACTGGTTTTCCAGCACCACCTATTCGTCACTAG
- the LOC108206660 gene encoding uncharacterized protein LOC108206660, with the protein MIMERGSSKSNLDSFLDRTTPVVPSQFLPKSEIMKLNSLWHPWEKENVEYFMLSDLWNCYDEWSAYGAGVPISLDSGENLVQYYVPYLSAIQILTSNPSLNSLRDDADSASETRDSFSDSFSDESESEKLSRWDGCSSEEGFEQELLWHQNNRLGNLYLQHFERSTPYGRVPLMDKITELAERYPGLMSLRSVDLSPASWLAVAWYPIYHIPMGRTIKDLSTCFLTYHTLSSSFQDLDIEDEIQSTKTKRKNVRGISLAPFGAVTYKMQGNVWVSDKSSRDQDKLNSLGSVADSWLKQLRVQHHDFNFFNGIRHA; encoded by the exons ATGATTATGGAAAGAGGCTCATCGAAATCGAACCTAGACAGCTTTCTTGATCGCACAACGCCTGTAGTCCCATCTCAATTTTTACCCAag agTGAGATCATGAAGCTTAATAGTCTTTGGCATCCATGGGAGAAAGAAAATGTGGAATATTTTATGTTGAGTGATCTCTGGAATTGTTATGATGAATGGAGTGCTTATGGCGCCGGAGTCCCAATTAGTTTGGATAGTGGAGAAAACCTTGTCCAGTACTATGTCCCTTATCTCTCGGCAATTCAGATTCTTACCAGCAATCCATCTTTGAACTCTTTAAG GGATGATGCTGATTCCGCTAGTGAAACGAGGGACTCTTTTAGCGACTCATTCAGTGATGAGAGTGAGAGTGAAAAACTGTCGAGATGGGATGGTTGTTCCTCTGAGGAGGGCTTTGAACAAGAACTTCTTTGGCATCAGAATAATAGATTAGGGAACCTTTATCTCCAACACTTTGAGCGTTCAACTCCTTATGGAAGGGTTCCTCTCATGGATAAG ATAACTGAATTAGCGGAAAGATACCCCGGATTAATGTCCTTAAGGAGTGTGGATCTCTCACCAGCAAGTTGGCTCGCAGTGGCATG GTACCCAATTTATCATATTCCCATGGGGAGAACCATAAAGGATTTGTCCACATGTTTCCTCACGTATCACACCCTCTCATCTTCATTTCAAG ATTTGGATATTGAAGATGAAATACAGAGTACCAAAACGAAGCGAAAAAATGTAAGAGGCATCTCTCTAGCTCCTTTTGGGGCAGTGACTTATAAGATGCAAGGAAATGTGTGGGTCTCCGACAAGAGTAGCCGTGATCAAGATAAGCTGAACTCACTTGGGAGTGTTGCAGATTCTTGGCTTAAACAATTAAGGGTACAACACCATGACTTCAACTTTTTCAATGGGATCCGCCATGCCTGA